The genomic region GCCATTTTGGGACGCCATTGAGTTGCAGAATTTCATTGAATAAGGGATGCACTTTGAATTGCTGGAAAGGAAGGGCTTGAAAGTTTTCTTTGGTGAAAATGGAGACAATCTGGTTATTCTCGGACGAACGCAAATCATATAAAAAAGCGTAACTGATGAACGGATAATTATATAGAAGGGAACGGAAATTGCGCTGGCTGGCATTCAGGGATAACTGATTACCGGTTCCCAGATCCTGCTTGGTCGGATCTTTGGCGTTCAATGCCATTTGAAAAACCGAGGTGGCTATCCCGTTGTCGGTCACATTGTTAATCTGCTGAAATACATTCTCGATATTGTAGCTAATGGCCTGAAGCGCATATTCGGCCTGTTGATTGTATTTTTTCTCAATCGTATGTGATGTGACCAGAAACATGCCAATGCCCAGTGCACACATCGGTACAATGATCAGCAGCATAAATGCCAAGGCCAGCTTCATTCGCAAGTTCATATCCCGTTCTCCCTATTCACTGGTTCATGGTATTAACCTTTGACACCACCTGCAGTAACTCCTTCAATAATTTTCTCCTGCAGTATGGCGTAGATCACAAGTACGGGTACAACGCTGTACACAATGCCTGCCGACATCTGAGCATAGTTCATCTGATATTGATCCCGAAACTGGACCATACCCACAGGCAGTGTACGCAATTTATCGGTGGATAAGAAATAGTTGGCGAGTAAAAATTCGTTCCAGTTGCCGAGGAAATTGACGATAAAAACCGTAACGATGGCTGGAACCGTAAGAGGTATTACTATTTTAGCAAAGATACCCGGGGCCCTCAAGCCATCCATAACAGCGGCTTCCTCAATTTCTCCAGGCAGAGAGCGCATAAAAGCAGCCAGTATGATAATTGTAAAGGGGATCGCATTTGCCACATAGGGCACGATCAATGCCAGATGCGTATCCAATATGCCCATTTTTCGAACAAGCAGATAGATTGGCAGCATAAGTGCATTATTGGGAATAAGCATGCCCGCCAGAATCAGACTGTACAGAAACAGACTCCATCTCGGGTGTCTCATTCGGGTTACGGCAAAAGCAAACATGGCACCAAGCGCAATCGTGCACGCCGACGACAGAACCGAAATGTAGAGGCTGTTCCAGAAATACGTGCCAATCTTCGCATTCACCCAGGCCTCCACGTAATTGTTAAACTCCCATGTTGTGGGTAGACCGAATGGATTCAGGGCGATTTCATTGTTATCCTGCTTGAAGGAAGAGAAGATTACAAA from Paenibacillus sp. FSL R5-0341 harbors:
- a CDS encoding carbohydrate ABC transporter permease, producing MAKSLKSSIPHVLLMLYLIAILFPFLFVIFSSFKQDNNEIALNPFGLPTTWEFNNYVEAWVNAKIGTYFWNSLYISVLSSACTIALGAMFAFAVTRMRHPRWSLFLYSLILAGMLIPNNALMLPIYLLVRKMGILDTHLALIVPYVANAIPFTIIILAAFMRSLPGEIEEAAVMDGLRAPGIFAKIVIPLTVPAIVTVFIVNFLGNWNEFLLANYFLSTDKLRTLPVGMVQFRDQYQMNYAQMSAGIVYSVVPVLVIYAILQEKIIEGVTAGGVKG